The sequence CTGTCTGAGAGAAAATTAACAGACGGAATAAAATAGTTGGCCTGCCAAACAATAATCAAAAGGATCAAACCAATGAGCAACATGATTCAGCGAGTATTTGCACTATGCATGATACTAACCTTTTGTATATGCAGTACGCTTGCATATGCATCAAATAAAATAATAGAGGATGAAACCGTAATATCAGGCTTAGTTACTGATGTTGAAGGTGAACCATTAGCCGGGGTTAATATCCGGGTTGACGGTAAAGTAATCGGGACGGCAACAAGGCCTGATGGTACTTTCAGTTTAACGGTTCAACAAGACCCTCCATTAACACTCATTGTTTCTATTGTTGGTTTTAGAAGCCAGCGAATAGAAATTACCAATTCAATGGTAGATGACCTTGAGATTGCATTAGAGGAAGAAACTATTTCCGGAGGCGATTTAGTTGTTTCGGCTTCAAGGGTGGAAGAAAGTATCCTAAAATCACCCGTATCCATTGAGAAAATGGACGTTTTAGATATTCAAACTGCAGCATCTCCTTCTTTTTATGATGCGATTGCAAACTTGCAGGGAGTTGATTTCAGTTCTCAAAGTTTGACATTTAAGTCTATCAACACCCGTGGGTTTGGCGCAAACGGTAACACACGTTTTGTACAATTAATTGACGGTATTGATAACCAGGCTCCGGGCCTCAACTTTTCGGTAGGTAACATTGTAGGTATTTCTGAGATTGACTTAGAAAGCGCAGAATTGATTCCAGGTTCTGCTTCTGCACTTTACGGCCCAAATGCCTTGAATGGTATTTTACTTATGAACAGTAAAAGTCCTTTTGAGTACCAAGGGGTCTCATTCAACATTAAGCAAGGTGTTAATCAGATAGACAGCGAAATTGAAGACCCTTCGTTATATCAAAGCTACGATTTTCGGTATGCCAACGCCGTGAATAACAAATTCGCTTATAAAGTGACGGGCTCATATTTGAGGGCTCAGGATTTCGTAGGGCAGGATTATCGTGACCAAAGCGGAATTGTAGAGCGAGGCGATTACGAAAGAGGTGACCGACGAGTATTTAACGGAGTTAATATTTATGGGGATGATATCCTCAACCTTGGTTCTATAGCTGATGGCTTAATTGCCGGTGGCGGAGCACAGGGTGCACAAACTGCAGCTATCCGAAGTCTTATCCCCGATGGACCAAGAGGAAATTTTTCTGCACCGGGATTTCGTGAAAGTGAATTCGTGGATAACACCACAGAAAGTTTAAAACTTGGTACTGCACTTCATTATCGTATAAATGATGAATACGAGATTTTAGGTCAGTACAATATTGGTTATGGTAGTACAGTATATACTGCAAATGACCGTTTTGTTCTTGATGATTTCAATATTTGGACCGCAAAACTTGAGCTTAGAAATGAGAATTTCTTCTTAAGAGCATATACCACTCAGGAAGATGCGGGCGATTCTTACGCAGCTAATACGGTGGCAACGAGGGTAAATCAAATTTCCTATATAACACCGTATTTCCAGACCTTTGCAGGAGCAAGAACACAGGGCGCCACAATTGAAGAAGCTCATGCTGCCGCTGATAATGCAGCTACCGCAAGTCAACAGCAATATCTTCCTGGAACCCCTGCTTTTGATCGAGCCGTTGATTCTCTGAGATCCCTTTCTATTGCAGATGGCGGTGCACGGTTTGTCGAGAAGTCAGATCTCTACCACGTAGAAGGGATGTATAACTTTTCAGAAATCATTGATCCTGAAACAGTTGAACTTGTAGCCGGTGGTAATTACCGTATATATGATTTGAACTCAGAAGGAACTCTTTTTGCCTATGAAGATGTAAACAACGAAGAGGAATTCGATATCAATGAGTGGGGTGCTTATGTACAAGCCTCCAAGAGCTTTTTAGATGATCAGTTAAATTTACAAGGTTCTGTTCGCTACGATAAGAACGAATACTTCGACGGACAATTTTCTCCTCGTGTTTCTGCATTATTTACTATAGCTGATCAGCACAATATTCGTGCTTCTTATCAGACCGGTTTCCGAATCCCAACTACACAAGATCAGTTTATTAACCTTGATGTAGTAAGCCGACTTCTGATTGGTAGTAATCAAACTCTTGTAGACCGTTACCGCTTTGAAACCAATACTGTCTATACCGCTCAAAGTGTAGATGACGCTCAGCAAATTGCCAATAGTGGAGGTAGCGCTGCAGACGCAAGGGCAGCATTAGAGGCTGTTGAATTCGAAGAGTTTGAGACGGAAAAAGTTCAAACTTATGAATTAGGTTATAAGTCGATGCTGTTCGATAGGCTCATGGTAGATGCCTACTACTACTACAGCTCATACACAGATTTTATTGCTGAAATCCAGTTCGTTCAAGGTGTCCCGAATGGTTTAGCAGAAGATCCGGGTGCTTTCGATTCAGACAGTGATGCTGGTAAAGATGCCATTATTAATGGCGGTGTTGTCACTCAGGAGTATGGATTTGATGTGAACGCTGATGGTACCGTGAACTCTCATGGATGGGGCGTGAATTTAGACTTATCGTTGCCTAAAGGCTTTGTTGTAGGCGGTAATGTTTCATACAACAAGTTGTTGGATCAGGATGATCTAATCGATCAGGGTTTCCGAGCCAGCTACAACACTCCGGAATGGAGATATAATGTTCGGTTTGAAAACCGTGAAGTTGTTGACAATCTTGGTTTCGGCTTAACCTACCGCTGGCAAGATGCTTTCTTCTGGGAATCATCATTTGGAGCTGCTGTAGTTCCTGCTTACGGCACGCTAGATGGTCAGATAAGCTACAAGTTGAATGACTACAACACGATTCTGAAGCTGGGTGGAAGTAATCTTCTAAATGAAAGATATACGACCTCTTTTGGTAACCCGAAGATGGGAGCTATCTATTACTTCTCCGTCACATTCGATCAATTCCTGAACTAATTAAAAAGAGATTTTATTATGAAACGCTTTAAACAACTTTCAAAATTACTTTTAGTAGCAGCTCTCGTTTTTACAGGCTGCGAAGGTCAGGAACAAGACCTTATAGATGACAGAATAAATGATAATCCATTACCCGGTGAACCTAATGTAAATTATACCGCAGGTGATGCTAATTTCAGTAATTATGTAGCCATCGGTAATTCGCTTACTGCTGGTTATATGGATGCTGCTTTGTACAACGCAGGTCAGGGAAACTCAGTTGCAGCAATGATGAATGCACAATTCGAAGTTGTAGGCGGAACTGAGAACTTCAATCAGCCTGACATAAATTCTGTTAATGGGTTTAATACAGCTGTGGCAAACCCGAATTCACAAGTTGGTATCTTAGGAAGATTTAAGCTTGATACCAGTATTCCGGGGCCATCACCTGTAGTGGGTGGTGACGCCATTACTCCTTATACCGGGGCAACAAATGAGCTAAACAACTTTGGGGTTCCGGGAATACAGGTAGGTCAGCTTCTGACTGCTGCAACCGGTGGGCCAAATTCTGATATGAATCCTGCTTACAGTCCATTTTATGCTCGCTTTGCAAGTAACCCAAGTCAGGATGGATCAAACGGTTCAACCATACTAGGGGATGCTATTAGCGCGGGGCCAACATTCTTTTCACTTTGGATTGGGAACAATGATGTACTTGGATTTGCAGTAAGCGGAGCTACAAACGATGCGATTTTCACATCTACTGCTGATTACCAGACTCGTTTTGGTGCGGTGGTCAACACACTGATGTCGGTACCTGATCTTAAAGGGGTTGTAATTGATATTCCGCCAATTCTTGCTATTCCTTATTTCCGTGCGGTTACCTATGATAACGTCACACTTGATGAGGCTACAGCAGGAGCACTTAATCAAGCTTTTGCCGGATTTAATGCTGCCCTTGATGGGATTGTAGCAAACCTTGGCCACGATGCACAAGACGCTGCGATGAGAAAAGTAGAATACTCAGCTGGTGCCAACCCAATTCTTATTGTTGATGATAACCTGGAAGATCTTGGTCCTAAGTTCGATCAGCTTGAAGGAGCAGGTGCTATCAGTGCTGCACAACGCGCTGCATTAGTACCGTACGAGCAGGCAAGACCTATGATGGGAGATATTCCTCAGTTAGGCGACGAGTTGGTTCTGCTTCCAGCAGGTTCAATTCTGGGTACCTTAGCTGATCCAAACAATCCTCAGTCACAAATTGGTGTCGTTGTTCCTTTAGCTGACCAATATACGCTGACAAGTGATGAGATTGTAGAGATTGAGACTGCTCGCCAGACTTTCAATGGTACTATGCAACAGGTAGTACAAGGAGCAAACGCAAATTCAACCCGGATTGCTTTCCATAGTACAAATGCAGCTAATGGCACTTTTGCAGATTTATTTGGATTAAGCGATGGTCAGCTTGGAATTAGAGTTTCCGGAACAAATCTAGCGCCAGACTTTAGTCCAAATGGTGTCTTCTCTACGGATGGGATTCATCCTAATCAAAGAGGAAATGCGTTGCTTGTAAATGATGTACTTGAAACCGTGGAAAGTACTTTTGGAGCAACTTTGCCTGAAGTAAGCGTGCTAAATCTACCAAGTGTACAAACTTGTGCCGGTGATTGCGTAAGCCAGATCGGCTCATAGCCCGATAAGAGATTCAAAGAAAACCCACATACATTAAGTTGTATGTGGGTTTTTTTGTGTCATTAATCCGGCGTGATGACAGAATGAAGTAACTTTGTCACTCCGGTTATTGATATCAATTGATGGCATGCTATTTGCTCTAATCAGAACAAATCAAAGAAAATTTTTAAGAATTAACGCTGAGAATAGGTAGATGAGCAAAGAAAAGATTTCAGAAGAAGAAATTTCAACCCAAGAAGAGGTTGCTGAAGAAGTTCAGGATACAAATACTGAAGAAGCAGCTTCAGAAGAAGAAAAGGATGAACGGGATAGCAGAATTGAAGAGCTGGAGCAAGAGCTGGCTAATACAAAGGATGGCTTACTCCGGAAAGCAGCTGAGTTAGATAATGTGAGAAAGCGCGTACAGCGAGAACGCGTTCAGCTATTTGAGGAAGCTAAGGCCGGAGCACTAGAAGATTTCATGCCTATTAGTGATGACTTGCTAAGAACTCTGAAAGCTGCAGAAGAATCGGAGATAGAAAATAGCTTTCTGGAAGGGGTTCAGATGGTATCCGACAAATTTCAGAATGTACTTCAGAAACATGGAGTAGAGCGAATTGATGATACTGGCGTTCCCTTTGATGTTAATCTTCATGATGCAATGATGAAACAGCCGGCTCCGGATGAAAAGACAGGAAGTGATGTAGTGCTCCAGGTAATAGAGAATGGCTACAAGATTGGAAATAGAACAGTAAGACACGCTAAAGTAATTGTAAGCGAGTAAAACATGTCCACTAAAAGAGATTATTACGAGATATTAGGTGTAGATAAAGGTGCTTCGGAAGCTGAGATTAAAAAAGCTTACCGCAAAAAGGCCATGAAATTTCACCCCGATAGAAATAAGGGGGATGATGATGCCGAAAAGAAATTTAAAGAAGCATCAGAAGCATATGAAGTGCTGAAAGATCCCGATAAAAAAGCTCGTTATGACCAGTTTGGTCATCAAGGTGTTAATGGTCAGGGAGGTTTCGGTGGCGGAGCCGACTTCGACAATATGGGCTTTGAAGATATCTTCAGTCGATTTGGTGATATTTTCGGAAGTGGATTCTTTGGTGAAGAAGCTTTTGGAGGCGGGGGTGGCCGAGGCCGTTCACGTAGTCGCCGCGAGCCAGGACAGCCTGGTTCAGATATGAAGATCCGAATGCCGTTAACTCTGGAAGAAATTGCATTTGGAGCAGAGAAAAAGCTCAAGATCAAAAAACAGATTAAATGCGACGAATGTAGCGGAACCGGCGCTGAAACCGATTCAGATTTCGAAACTTGTTCTACATGTAACGGAATGGGTGAAGTTCGGCAAGTGACCCGAACCATGCTTGGCCAAATGGTGAATGTACAGGCTTGCCCAACGTGTGCGGGTGAAGGTCGCATCATCAAGAATAAGTGTAAGAAATGTAGTGGCGAAGGACGTGTGAAAGGAGAGGAAACCATTAAGGTGAATATCCCTTCAGGCGTCTCTAACGGGAATTATATAACCCTAAGAGGGCAAGGTAATGCCGGAAGACGTGGTGGCTCTGCAGGATCGCTGATTGTCCTTATTGAAGAGAAAGAGCACGAGCACTTTGACCGTGATGGTAATAATATTTATTACAACCTCACCTTGAGCATCCCAGATGCAGTTCTTGGAACTGAAGTTCAGGTTCCAACTCTGAAAGGAAAAGCCAAACTAAAAATTGATGCAGGTACACAACCTGGTAAAATGTTGCGAATGAGAGGGCGCGGAATCAAAGGACTCAATAATTCCGGAGACGGCGATCAGTATGTACGCCTAAATGTTTATATGCCCGAAAACCTTTCTGACAAGCAGAAGGAAGCGATGAAGTCTTTTAAAGATGAAGATAATTTCGACCCAAAAAACTTGGATGGAAGTGAGAAGAACTTCTTTTCTAAGATGAAAGATATGTTTGGGTAGTTGAATGAAAGGGCATGCTTAATCATGCCCTTTCAATCTTTAAATTTATTTATTCAGCAGAAACGGCTGTGCCGGTCACGGTAACCATAAGCATGCTGCCATTTGCCCCAATCGTTTCGTAATCAATATCAATTCCCAGAATAGCATTAGCGCCAACACTGTTAGCTTTCATTTCCATTTCTTCGAATGCAATTCTGCGAGCTTCTTTAAGCTCTTTCTCGTACGCACCTGATCTCCCACCTACTATATCTCTGATACCAGCAAAGAAATCTTTAAATATGTTCGCCCCTAAAATGGCTTCCCCGGTTACGATACCGAGATAGCGCTTTACTTCTTTACCTTCCAGGTTATTTGTGGTTGTCATAATCATAATGAAAGCTCCTATAGTTTTTAAATTTAATAATACTCTTCTATGTACTAACAGGGAGTGTAAAAGTTACCCTCTTTTTTGGTCAAATTAATAAAACAGAAAAGCCCTGCACACGGTTGTTATGCAGGGCTTGAAAATCAAAAAAACGGAAAACTTAGTTTCGAGGTTTAGCCTCGTTAACTTTTACAGAACGGCCGTCAATTTCGGCGCCATCAAGTTGTTCAATAGCAGCTTCTGCTGCAGCTTTATTGTCCATTTCAACAAAACCAAAGCCTTTAGAACGACCTGAGTTTCTGTCAGTAATAACTTTGGCTGAACTAACTTCACCATAAGCTTCAAAAACTTCTCTAAGTTGGTCACTTGTTACGTCGTAGCTCAAGTTTCCTATATAAATATTCATAGTATCAAATTGTGGTTATAAATTATCGGATTGTAAGAGAAATAAGAGCTATATCAGAAAAATTTGTAGTCTAACTGTCGTCAAAAATCCATCCTAAAAGTACGTTATTTTAGGCCTTTCACAAAGGATAGCGTGTAATTAATTTTAAAGGGCAAGTTATTCGCACCGGCGTTCATAATCTTCGTCTGTTAAGTAAGTTTCGCGGAAATACATAAGAACTAATTCCCCCTGTGCAGTGAAAATAGGATTCTCTAAACGATACCTGGAATCACCATTAACAGGATTAAATTCAGGTAAATCATCTATAGTAATGGTATGTACTATAGCTTCGGTATCTACGTCAAAAATGAAAATCTTATCTTTATCAGCGAAAGTTTGAACAGCAACCAGATTTTGGTAAGGAATGGAGTAAGCAATACTGCTAAAGTATGCAGAGAGATCAAACACATGATCATCTTCAAGCCGGTAGTATTTATTCCCATCGTCAAAAGTCAGTGATTGCTCATCCACGGCCACGTTACGAGGAATGGTACCTTCATATAATAATCCCATTTCTCCTGATGTCATGTTATACTCATAGGTGTATTGATTTGCACTCATCAATATCATGTTTTGAGTAACGTAAAGGTTAGTAAGGGGGAATTTAGCATCGGACTCTGGAACAGATAAAAGAGTATCTACCGAATTATCGCTATTGATTTCAATTAAGAACATATTATGGTTGCTTTCAACACCATGGTAGTAATTGTAGTCTTCTATGTATTCTATTTGATACTCTATTTCATTAAGGATAACCAGAAGGGTTCCACCTAGGGTATATCGCAGATCAACTATTCTGATATTGGAAAAGGTAGACGAATCGATAAAAACCGGTTCATGTGTAAATATGACGGATGTGTCTGAATTCGTGTGATTATACCTGATCAAAGATGATGAAAAAGTACTTACACTATCTCCTGAAAAAGGATTCTCAGGCTTTATGCTGGACCACAGGTCAAATACCGTCTCATTATTTTCGAGGAGGTAGTCATAATCACTTCGGTTTGGGCTTGAGTTATCTGGCAGGTAAGGAATGATTGTTACCGAGAACCCTTGATCAAATACTTGCTTATCAAACCCATAGTTAACAAATCCATGGTCAGCATTATCAAAAAGTGCAATTCTCCTATGGAATGAATAATGAAATCGAGAGAGCTCATGCTCGTACGAAAAGTGTGTTCCTTCACCAGGGAAAATAGATTCTCTAAGAATTTCTGATTGGGAGAAATCAGGACTAAAGATTATCTCCATCAGTGCCATTTGGTTATTGTTCTCCGGTAATTCAAATAAGCAGTCCATATTTCGAAAACAACCGCCTATCATTAGCGAAAAGCAGAAAAGTAGAACGTAAAACCCCTTTATATCTCTCATAACTCAATATTTGACCCTTTTTACCAGAGTAAATAAATCAAATATTTAAATCAATCAGAAATTAAGGAGTTTTTCCTTCCCGGTTTATTTAAGCAGGAACCCTTAGCCGCTGTGACAGATTTCCAGGCTAGATTAGAATCCTATTTCAGGTTTTCTGTCTTTTTCATCGACTCTTCAGCCATTTCTTTGTGATAAGTTTCCAGCTTCTGGGTGAGACTATCATCATTCATACCTAACATTCGAAGAGCAAGTAAACCGGCATTCTTAGCCTTACCAATAGCAACTGTAGCTACAGGAATACCATTGGGCATTTGGACGATAGAGTAAAGACTGTCAACGCCGCCAAGAGCCGTTGTTTTAACCGGTACGCCGATAACAGGCAGGGTTGTATGGCTAGCTAGCATCCCCGGAAGGTGGGCAGCTCCTCCGGCTCCGGCAATAATAATCCTGATTCCCCGATTTCGGGCTTCTTTTCCATAATCCGCCATAACATCGGGGGTGCGGTGAGCTGAAACCACTCGTTTCTCGTAAGGCACGCCAAAATGATCCAGAATTTCAGTGGCTTCTTTCATGGTGGGCCAGTCACTGTCGCTGCCCATTACTACTCCGACGATTGGATTACTCATTGTTGAATCATTATTTGAGTTTAATCTTTGAAAAGGAATATAGAATTCAGAATTTAGAAATCAGAATCCCAATTTTGTGGGATATAGATACCTCGCTCCGCACGCTCTGCGTCGGTGCGAACCAATGTTAAATCTCGATCTTTCGAGTCACATGCAGAGCACTCTTATAAGTCTCTTCCAGATTTTCACCCAACAAAGTATAATGAGCCATTTTACGACCTACCTTGCTGTCTACTTTTCCATATACATGAAGGTGTCCGTTTTCTTCATTCAGTGCTTCCGAAATATGGTCAGTCTCAGCAGCACGTTTATGAGTGCCCAACAGGTTTATCATGGCAACAGCAGGTTTGTTTAGTCGGGTTGATCCAAGTGGAAGTCCCAATACGGCTCTCACATGATTTTCGAACTGGGATGCTACGGTTCCCTCAATGGTGTAGTGACCGGAGTTGTGAGGGCG comes from Balneola sp. and encodes:
- the grpE gene encoding nucleotide exchange factor GrpE, with the translated sequence MSKEKISEEEISTQEEVAEEVQDTNTEEAASEEEKDERDSRIEELEQELANTKDGLLRKAAELDNVRKRVQRERVQLFEEAKAGALEDFMPISDDLLRTLKAAEESEIENSFLEGVQMVSDKFQNVLQKHGVERIDDTGVPFDVNLHDAMMKQPAPDEKTGSDVVLQVIENGYKIGNRTVRHAKVIVSE
- the purE gene encoding 5-(carboxyamino)imidazole ribonucleotide mutase, translated to MSNPIVGVVMGSDSDWPTMKEATEILDHFGVPYEKRVVSAHRTPDVMADYGKEARNRGIRIIIAGAGGAAHLPGMLASHTTLPVIGVPVKTTALGGVDSLYSIVQMPNGIPVATVAIGKAKNAGLLALRMLGMNDDSLTQKLETYHKEMAEESMKKTENLK
- a CDS encoding RNA-binding protein gives rise to the protein MNIYIGNLSYDVTSDQLREVFEAYGEVSSAKVITDRNSGRSKGFGFVEMDNKAAAEAAIEQLDGAEIDGRSVKVNEAKPRN
- the dnaJ gene encoding molecular chaperone DnaJ, encoding MSTKRDYYEILGVDKGASEAEIKKAYRKKAMKFHPDRNKGDDDAEKKFKEASEAYEVLKDPDKKARYDQFGHQGVNGQGGFGGGADFDNMGFEDIFSRFGDIFGSGFFGEEAFGGGGGRGRSRSRREPGQPGSDMKIRMPLTLEEIAFGAEKKLKIKKQIKCDECSGTGAETDSDFETCSTCNGMGEVRQVTRTMLGQMVNVQACPTCAGEGRIIKNKCKKCSGEGRVKGEETIKVNIPSGVSNGNYITLRGQGNAGRRGGSAGSLIVLIEEKEHEHFDRDGNNIYYNLTLSIPDAVLGTEVQVPTLKGKAKLKIDAGTQPGKMLRMRGRGIKGLNNSGDGDQYVRLNVYMPENLSDKQKEAMKSFKDEDNFDPKNLDGSEKNFFSKMKDMFG